The following nucleotide sequence is from Lacinutrix sp. Hel_I_90.
GATGATTTAAAAAAAATACGCAATAATAGGCTAATGATGATTCTGTCAGAGGCAAAAAAAAGCTGTAAACACAGCACTTAAGAATAAACACTAAAACCTAATAAAAATGAAAATTAAAAATTTAATTTTACCCTTTGTAATACTATGTATTTCATTGTTTTCTGGATGTTCAGATGATGATTTTGAAGAAGTCATAGGTCTTTGCCCTGTTGTTACCTCAACAAATCCGTTGGATGGTGCTATAAATGTACCATTAGACCAAACGATTACGGTTTTGTTTAACAAGGAGATGAATCCAACAACGTTTACCCAATCTTCTTTTATTATAGAAGAAGCAGGTTCAGTTGTTATTGCAGGAAATGTTTCTCTTAGTGGAGCAACGGCTTCGTTTAACCCAACAAATGCTTTATTAATTAACACGACCTATGTTGGTACTGTTAAAACATTAGTAAAGGATATGGACGGTAATGCTTTGCAAGAAGACTATGTTTTTACATTTAGCACCGGTTCAACGGTTACGCCAGTGGTTGCTTCAACAGATCCATTGGACTTAGCAACTAATGTATTTCTTAACAAAACAGTTGCTGCAAATTTTAATATGTTGATGAATCATTCAACGATTAACACCAGTACTTTCACCTTGAGACAAGGAACAACTGAGGTTCTAGGTGTTGTGAGCTATTCAGGTCAAACGGCCCTATTTAATCCAACGAACAATCTTTTGGATGCTACTGAATATACTGCTACTATGACTACAGGAGCACGGAATGTTCAAGGTACCGCTTTAGTAAGTGATTATACGTGGACCTTTACTACAGGAACTATTACAGGGCCTACAGTAATTTCTACTGATCCTATGAATAATGCTTCAGGAGTTGCTCTTGATAAGGTTATCACGGCAGTCTTTAGTGAAACCATGGATAATACAACGATTAATAATACGTCTTTTACTTTAAAAAATGGAGCAACGGTAATAACTGGAGCCCTATCTTATTCTGGCACAACACTAACCTTTGTTCCAGGAAGTCCTCTTTTAGAAGGTACAACCTATACCGGTACTATCACAACGGATGCTCAAAGTCTTAGCGGTATTGCATTGGCAAATGACTATGTATGGAACTTTAATACGCTGTCCACCGGTGGAACCTTGGTAGATCTGCAAAGTGTTGCAAGATTTGGAATTATTGCAGGTGTTGCGGTAAGCAACAATGCTGGATTTAGTGAAATTAGAAATATGGATGTAGGTATTTACCCAGGCGTAAGAAGTTCTTTAACTGGATTTCCTCCAGCAATTGTAGTTAATGGCGCTATTTTCGCTTCAGATGATACCGCACCTGCAGGCGTACCTGCCATGTTATTACAAGCTAAAGATGACTTGACAGCTGCTTATTTATTTGCTGAAGGAGCCTCTTCTCCAGCCCCTGCAACAGTGTCTGGTGATCAAGGTGGTACAACGTTAGCACCAGGGATCTATAAAACAACCTCTACTCTTTTAATAGAATCAGGAGATTTAACACTTGATGCACAAGGCGACCCTAATGCGACCTGGATTTTCCAAATTGCTTCTGACTTTACAACAGTAGGTGGTGCAGGTGGAAATGTGATTTTAGCAGGTGGTGCTAAAGCTAAAAACGTTTTTTGGCAAGTTGGTAGATCTGCTACTATAGGAGATTATACCGATTTTAAAGGAAACATATTAGCCTTAACCTCTATTACAATGAATTCATATTCAACCGCAGAAGGTAGAATGTTAGCTAGAAATGGAGCTGTTATAATGACACATACCAATATTATTACTAAACCTATTGATTAACAATCATCTAAATATTTCTCAATTTCAAATTATGAAAAATAAAATTAATTTAAAAAAGGGATCGCATTCAGCGTGGTCCCTTTCTCTAAAAAGCCTTTTTGTAAGTGCTTTAATAGTTATCGGAATCCAAGCTGTACAGGCACAAGAGGGGCAATATTCTGCACCTACCTGGTATTTTGGAGTAGCTGCTGGAACTAACGCTAATTTCTATGAAGGTTCAACCAATCAGTTGTCTACAGATTTTACACCTCCTACAACGTTCCATAAAGGAAACGGGTTTGGATTGTTTCTTGCGCCTAGTATTGAGTTTTACAAACCCAATACAAGATTCGGATTTATTTTACAAGCAGGATTAGACAGTCGCAAAGGAAATTTCGATCAGCAATTAACAGATTGTAATTGTCCAGCAAACTTGAGTACAGACCTAAGCTATATTACCGTAGAGCCTAGTTTGCGTTATGCACCATTTAAGTCGAATTTATATTTCTATGGCGGACCGCGTTTTGCTTTTGTTCAAAATCAAGCATTTACGTACGAACAAGGCATAAATCCAAATTTACCTAATCAAATGGCACCTGCAGATGTCGAAGGCGATTTTAGTGCTGTGGAGAAAACAATTATCTCTGCCCAAATTGGTGCAGGATATGATATCCCCTTGTCTTCTAATAGTCAAAAGACACAATTTACACTGTCACCTTTTATAGCATTTCATCCTTATTTTGGACAGAATCCACGTGCTATTGAAACCTGGAATTTAACGACTATTAGAGCAGGTGTTGTTCTTAAGTTTGGTCAAGGTCACAGAATTGATACTCCAGTGCAAGTTGCCACTGTAGTAGTTCCTCCTAAAGTTGACTTTACCGTTGATGCGCCCTTAAATATTCCTGAAAAACGAATTGTAAGAGAAATATTTCCATTACGTAATTATGTGTATTTTGATTTGGGATCCACTGAAATTTCAAACCGTTATAAGCTACTTAAAAAGGGTGAAGTAAAGGCCTTCAGTAGAGAACAATTGGAAACAGAACCACCATTAATTCAATCTGGGCGTTCAGCAAGACAAATGAATGTTTATTATAATGTTATCAATATTCTTGGTGATCGTATGGTTAAATATCCTTCAACTTCAATTAATTTGGTGGGGTCATCAAAGCAGGGGCCAGAAGATGCTGAAGCAATGGCAGGCTCTGTTAAGAGCTACTTAGTGGATGTATTTGGAATTAATGCGACAAGAATTAGTATTAAAGGCCAATTTAAACCAGAAAAACCAGAAGGAAATGGTGGTGTTCAAGCCGATATGGTTCTTCTACGTGAAGGCGATCGTCGCGTTTCTATTGAGAGCAATTCTTCAGAATTATTAATGGAATTCCAAAGTGGGCCCAATGCACCGCTTAAACCAATAGAAATTGTTGCCATGCAAGAAGCGCCTATTGACAGCTATGTAACCTTTAGTGCAAAGAGTGATGAAGTAAAGTTTAAGAAGTGGTCATTGGAGATTTCAGATGCTGAGGGCGTTACACAAAAATTTGGGCCTTACACAGGAGAAAGTGTTAGCATTTCTGGAAAATCAATTTTAGGCACGCGTCCTGAAGGCACCTACAACGTGAAAATGATAGGGCAAACTGAAAGTGGTGATACCATCGTAAAAGAAACGTCTACACATATGGTGTTGTGGACGCCATCTGAGATAGAAGAAGGAATAAGATACAGTATTATTTTTGAATTCGATCAGTCAACCGCACCGTCTCTATATAAAGAGTATTTAAGTACTATTGTAAGTCCTAAGATTCCTGAAAACGGAACGGTTATTATTCATGGTCATACTGATATTATAGGAGAAAGAGATTATAATAAAATATTATCTACCCAACGTGCTAATGAAGTGAAAGATATTCTTAAAAACAGCCTTTTAAAAGTAGGAAGAAATGATGTTACCTTTAAGATATTAGGATTAGGTGAGGCTGAAAATGTGTCTCCTTTTGATAATAAATATCCAGAAGAAAGAGCTTATAACAGAACTGTGATTATTGATATTATTCCTAGTAAAATATAAGGATTTATATAATCAATTAAAAGGGTTATAATGTTTACATAAAAGGATAGCGTTTTAATCGCTATCCTTTTTTATTGGCTATAGCCACATTAGAAGTCATGTGATGTCCATTCCACTCAGTTGTTTGTCTTTAAGAGAAAGACCTAATTAGCCTATTGTAATTAGTATAGTATTGTTTTCATAATACATTCTTTAAAACCTGTGATTTATGTAACAGTGTACTATAATTATATAACGGAATGTAGTGTTAAATAATCACCTTTGTCCGTATAATTAGCTTTTTGGTTGTTAGGGGATAAAGCCTAACTAAAAATTGAATTATAGGATATTAACCATTAAAAAAAGACAAAATGAGAAGTCTATTATACATTATTGCAGTCCTCTTGATTATTGGTTGGGCATTAGGCTTTTTCGCCTACAGTGCAGGTGGATTGATACATGTTTTATTAGTTGTTGCTGTTATAGCGATACTATTGAGACTGATAGGCGGTAAAGGAATTTAGTAAGAATAAATAAAAATAATAAATAAAATAAAAACCATGAAAATAATAAAATTTACAATTGCATTATGCGGATTAGGCTTAATTTTTACATCATGTAATGATGATAAAAGACAAATAGCTGCAGAAAACGTAGAAGACTATTCAAACTATGTGGATTCAATAAGTACTTTAGAGCTAGCTAATGCGAGTTCGAATTGGGAAACTATTGAAAATGAGCATACTGCTTATAGGTTTGCTGCGAATAAAAATGTAGATGAACTTACTGAAAAAGAAGTGTTACAAAAGGATATAGAGGAATCAACATCATTATTTGAAGCCTATAAAACGGAGGTTATGGTTGAAAGAGAACATCAAGAGATGGTTGCTTTCAAAAATAATTTGAGAACCTCTCTTCTTGGTGAAAACCACATCAATGATGATATGAAGTTTGAGTGGATAAACAAAGACAATATACTTAGCGTATATCAAAATTTTGTAGATACAGCACAGGCAAATAAAGATACTTATTCGAGAGAAGATTGGGATGAAATTAAGTTGTTATACGAGGCAATTGATACCAGAAAAAATACTGTTGAAAATGAAGGGTTAACAAGTTCTGATAATATGAAAATTGCAGGTTTAAAACTAAAGTTTGCACCGATGTACACATTAAATAGAATGGGAGCAAAATCAGAAGAAAACGCGAAAGCAAAGGAATAATATAATTATAATTTAAATAATAAAAAACATGATAAAAATAATAAGCGCAGCCATACTAATACTATTAGTAAGTTTTACAGTGAATGCACAAGAAATATCTAAAAATGCTCTAGGACTTAGATTGGGAGATAGCGACGGCTTTGGAGGAGAACTATCTTATCAAGCACGTTTAAGTAGTAGCCATAGGTTAGAGTTGGATTTAGGATGGAGAGATGGTAAGAATTTTGATGGTTTTAAAATTACGGCTTTACACCAATGGGTGATGCCAATAGAAAACCGTTTTAATTGGTATCTTGGTCTTGGTGGAGGTGTTGGATCATATAATTTTAATAATTATAATAATAACAATGATGATTATAAAGATACTTTTGTTTTTATCGCGGGAGATATAGGTATTGAATACAATTTTGGTATCCCTTTATTAATTTCATTAGATTTTAGACCAGAACTTGGTTTTGGAGATTCAAATTTCAATAATGATGGCTTAGACTTAGACATCGCTTTGGGTCTTAGATATCAGTTTTAAGGTCGGCAATAAGAGCTGATTTTTTAAAAAAACAAAACAAAACAGAATTGAAAAAGCAGACTTTTAAGTCTGCTTTTTTTTTCTGTAATAAACCGACATTAGTAATAGGTGTGAGGTGTTTAATTTTTAGTACATCACAATTAATTAATAGGTCTAATATATATTAAGCTATGGAACATTATGAATTTGAAAATTTAATTGCTTTTAACATTAAAGACACTTTAGACTACGTTTCAAACTCAGTAAACATTAAACATATTCTAAACAAAAAAACAGGAAACATAATGGCTTTGTCTCTAGATTATGGTAAGGTTTACCAGCCCGAAGTAAGTTCTTTTTCTACATTCCTTCATGTTATTGAAGGTAAAGCAGAGGTAGTGTTAAACAATTTGTCCAGTTACATGCAAAATGGTGATTCCATGATTATTCCAAGTCAAACGGTTTATACCATTGAAGCAAACCAAAGATTTAAAATGCTTTTTATTGTTTTAGAAAGTGGTTATGATGATTTAGAACCTTAAAAAAACATTTCGTAATAGGCATATTAGCATTGTAAACAGCAGCGAGTTAGCGATTTAAAAAAAAGAAGCATAACTTCTTTATGACGAGAGCAGGTGTTGTACTCCTGTTAGTGTTAAGTGCTAGGTGGGGTAATTATTTTGAGATATTAAGAAAAAATTTTTGCTAGTCAGTGGGTTTATTCTATAATTTCGTAGTCAATACTTAGTTTTCTTAAAGCTCTTAAGGCAGAACCAGAGTTTTTATCATTCACCTCAATAGCTACAGCGTCTCCTTCTAAGAGTATGTCTGTAAGCTCATTGGACAAAGATTCATTGATGTTAGATGAAATCTCTGCAATACAATTGGCTATCGCTCTTTTATCTGGCCGTTGCGCATCACAAGACAATAAGTTTAGTTTCATAAAAATATAATAATAATGTATTAATGCAATATACAAGAGTTGCGGCCAGTCTGGACCATTCTTGCACTATTATTCATTTTAACGACACACATTACGTGTAAATAAGGCTGCACTGCTATTTACAGTTTCAATGCTTCGACTAACTTTAGTAAAGCTATTTTTTATTTTTCAAACTTTGAGCTAAATACTATTTTAATAAAGATTGATGTTACAGTGTTTTGTGAATACTTTTGTTAGGCATTGCTTTTTATTTCAATTTTAGCATTTCACCATATAAATATTTTATGTCTTCCTGCCCATATATTCTTTCTAGTCTTCTAACAACGAAATGACCTTTTGCCATATCTTGAAAATGATCAATAAATATGCTGTTTATAATTACGCCACCTACAGCCCCGATTGCAGGAATAGCTTGAGCAGCAACCTTTTCTGTGACTTGAATACTGAACCGTTCAGCGATATTAATAATAAATCGAATTAGCGCTGGCGCACCTTCTTCTGCTAATGTCTTTGCCGCTAAAAATTCTGTTGCTTCTGATACTGATTTAGCTAAAGCAGCTCTAATAACAAAATAGCCACTTTCGGTTGCATCATCTAACTTGTTTTCCCCGCCTAAAGCAAAAACTTCCAAACAGGCTAGTTTTGTTTGAATATCATGGATTGATTCTCCTTCAGCCCTTGCGATATCCGCAATTGACCTTAACATTATAGTGGTAGAAATGGGAAGCTCTAAAGCTAGCGCTGGTAACCCAAAAAAGCCGCCAGCACCACCAGAAACAGCAACTCCAATTTTATGCCACCAATTTGAAGAACCTTCGTTGGGTTTGTCCTTCATGGTATATATAGCAGCATCTGTTGCTTTTAACAACGATGCCTGTGTTACCGCTCCTATTTTTTCATGCCAACTTGCTGGTAACATTTCTAATCCCTTCTCAATAGGTTTTCCAATGAAATTGGTGATTTTCGCTGCAATGCTTGGGTTTTCAAGTAACAACATGGCACGATATAACTCTTTGCGATGCGCTTCTGTTATTTTAGTACTACTTATTTTTTGCATTAGTTTCTGTTTTAATTTATGCCTAACGGTTTGTATCTGTTTTTACGGCTTAAGATTCGCTAGGATTTTTAGAGCGTTAACTAGATACAAAGTATAATAGTTTTAAATGAAATACAAAAGCAATATTAGGCACTAACTTTATTCTATTTTTTGTCTTAAGTTATAACTATCAATGAATTCGTGTATGTCATCATCCATATCTGCCGTTGGAAAGTATTTTCCCATTTTGGCGTCATATTCTATCCATTTTTCTAATCCGGCATCTTTTGCAAATGAAAAAATATTTTGCTCTAAATTATCAGTCTCTTTTGAGAGGTTGTCCTCACTTGTTTTGTGACTATTTAATAACCATTCGCCACAATACATAATACTAAGCAGCGTCTTATATTCTTTTTTTGTCAACTCTATTTTCATAATTTTAATTAAATGGCTCTCCAGGGAGCTTTTTTAAATTTTTAATATATCTGCCACTATTATACGTTTTCCCCATTTTTATAACATCAAATAATTCAACTGCTAAACATAGCCCCATCATTTGTCTGGTTTGTAAATTAGTAAAGCCTTGTTTTAATAATCTATCGTAGGTTACTTTAGTCTCGGGGGGATTGATGTTTTTGAGTTAATTTTTTATTATTTCTAAAATCTGTTCGTTTAATTTTTCGTTTTTCTCCATAATTAAATGGGTTTATCGGCTTGTACTTAAAGTTCTAGGCTTAAGCCACTAATTTAGCAAATACAATTTGAACCTGCTTGCTGATAGGTAAAAAAAACTGTCAGGATTTTCTAAAGCAGACTAGAACTCGAAATTAATTATGTGCTTTTTTATGGCGCGCTTAGTGTTAATCCATTCGTGTCGTAAATGCTATAACTAAAAAAACCAATAACACTTCACAGAAACGCCATAGCGGAAGTGGTGTGAATTATAGGTTGTCTAGGCGGGTGTTATTCATAACTGTTTTAAGTAAAAGTAATGTTACGCGTTCTTTTGTTTAATCCATATTTTTAATACAGCGAAACACCAAATTTTTGTGACAACAGTACATCGAGCTGCTCAAGATCCGATATTAATTCGAGATGGTTTTGCGGTGATGATGATTCAGCTTTGTTTTCGCGTATTACCTTTTTCAATTCGGCCATTTTAAAATGAAATGATTGAGATTGTAGTTCAAACGGTAGTAAATCTAGTTTTTTTTCTATGGCGATCTTTTTTTGTTTAACTAGGTTAATGATTTCAATTGCCGAATCAAAATTCAATTCCTTTTGTTCCACGGATTTTAAAAGGCCACATTTAAAACTGGCACATTGTTTTGGTCTTTGTGAATAGATAGTGCAACCATCACAAGAGTTTTTGCAAGGTTGAAGAAAAAAGCCGTTATCATTGGAATCCTCTATTTCCATTAATTCACGCAATACTGGTAGCTCTTCACGGTCCAGCTGCACATAACCAATTAAGGTACCGTCACAACAGAATCCGCAAGGCAAACAAATATTTAATGCATCACTCATGTTTTATAAATTAAATAGCGTTTAAAAAGGACTCTAGAATTGGTGTTAATGGTCGGCATAAGATGAGTTGTACCGTTTTAAGCGCCTAATATAGCAAATACAAAATGAACCTGTCGCTCTTCAAACAGTTTTAAAATTAGCAAGTCCAAATGCTTCGGGATTTAGAATTAGACGCGAACTAGTAATAAATGGTATGTTTTTCTTGATGTTGTTTGGTTTTATTTGGTTCTGTCTCCTTTGTTTTGTTCATGTAACGACCGCCTATAAACAATAGACATTTGAAAAGTATGAGCTGAATATTACTGACTATCTTTTATAGCCTTTTAATTTTGAGCGTTTTTTAAAGTGGTTAATAAAGCAACACGTGTTACCATGGCTGAATTTATTCAAGTGCATAAATCGTTGGTGGTTTCTAAACAGCATATTAATAACGTTGAAGGCAATCGCATCACTAGTGGCGCGTATACTATCCCTATTGGAAAAACCTATAAAAGTAATGTTATCGCCTTACTTAGCGCACAATAAACTAAACGTGTAGCTTAAATAGCTAAGCATAAATAGCGTCATACTGTTCACGGGTCAGTTCCCAACGGTTTACCTCTTGTTCAGAATTTAAGGGGCCTGGAATGGTTTTGTATTTTTTTATAAAGGTAAACCCCACTTTTTCCAGCGTTTTAT
It contains:
- a CDS encoding ice-binding family protein, with the protein product MKIKNLILPFVILCISLFSGCSDDDFEEVIGLCPVVTSTNPLDGAINVPLDQTITVLFNKEMNPTTFTQSSFIIEEAGSVVIAGNVSLSGATASFNPTNALLINTTYVGTVKTLVKDMDGNALQEDYVFTFSTGSTVTPVVASTDPLDLATNVFLNKTVAANFNMLMNHSTINTSTFTLRQGTTEVLGVVSYSGQTALFNPTNNLLDATEYTATMTTGARNVQGTALVSDYTWTFTTGTITGPTVISTDPMNNASGVALDKVITAVFSETMDNTTINNTSFTLKNGATVITGALSYSGTTLTFVPGSPLLEGTTYTGTITTDAQSLSGIALANDYVWNFNTLSTGGTLVDLQSVARFGIIAGVAVSNNAGFSEIRNMDVGIYPGVRSSLTGFPPAIVVNGAIFASDDTAPAGVPAMLLQAKDDLTAAYLFAEGASSPAPATVSGDQGGTTLAPGIYKTTSTLLIESGDLTLDAQGDPNATWIFQIASDFTTVGGAGGNVILAGGAKAKNVFWQVGRSATIGDYTDFKGNILALTSITMNSYSTAEGRMLARNGAVIMTHTNIITKPID
- a CDS encoding OmpA family protein; translation: MKNKINLKKGSHSAWSLSLKSLFVSALIVIGIQAVQAQEGQYSAPTWYFGVAAGTNANFYEGSTNQLSTDFTPPTTFHKGNGFGLFLAPSIEFYKPNTRFGFILQAGLDSRKGNFDQQLTDCNCPANLSTDLSYITVEPSLRYAPFKSNLYFYGGPRFAFVQNQAFTYEQGINPNLPNQMAPADVEGDFSAVEKTIISAQIGAGYDIPLSSNSQKTQFTLSPFIAFHPYFGQNPRAIETWNLTTIRAGVVLKFGQGHRIDTPVQVATVVVPPKVDFTVDAPLNIPEKRIVREIFPLRNYVYFDLGSTEISNRYKLLKKGEVKAFSREQLETEPPLIQSGRSARQMNVYYNVINILGDRMVKYPSTSINLVGSSKQGPEDAEAMAGSVKSYLVDVFGINATRISIKGQFKPEKPEGNGGVQADMVLLREGDRRVSIESNSSELLMEFQSGPNAPLKPIEIVAMQEAPIDSYVTFSAKSDEVKFKKWSLEISDAEGVTQKFGPYTGESVSISGKSILGTRPEGTYNVKMIGQTESGDTIVKETSTHMVLWTPSEIEEGIRYSIIFEFDQSTAPSLYKEYLSTIVSPKIPENGTVIIHGHTDIIGERDYNKILSTQRANEVKDILKNSLLKVGRNDVTFKILGLGEAENVSPFDNKYPEERAYNRTVIIDIIPSKI
- a CDS encoding lmo0937 family membrane protein, with protein sequence MRSLLYIIAVLLIIGWALGFFAYSAGGLIHVLLVVAVIAILLRLIGGKGI
- a CDS encoding EcsC family protein translates to MQKISSTKITEAHRKELYRAMLLLENPSIAAKITNFIGKPIEKGLEMLPASWHEKIGAVTQASLLKATDAAIYTMKDKPNEGSSNWWHKIGVAVSGGAGGFFGLPALALELPISTTIMLRSIADIARAEGESIHDIQTKLACLEVFALGGENKLDDATESGYFVIRAALAKSVSEATEFLAAKTLAEEGAPALIRFIINIAERFSIQVTEKVAAQAIPAIGAVGGVIINSIFIDHFQDMAKGHFVVRRLERIYGQEDIKYLYGEMLKLK
- a CDS encoding YkgJ family cysteine cluster protein, which produces MSDALNICLPCGFCCDGTLIGYVQLDREELPVLRELMEIEDSNDNGFFLQPCKNSCDGCTIYSQRPKQCASFKCGLLKSVEQKELNFDSAIEIINLVKQKKIAIEKKLDLLPFELQSQSFHFKMAELKKVIRENKAESSSPQNHLELISDLEQLDVLLSQKFGVSLY